A portion of the Leptospira congkakensis genome contains these proteins:
- a CDS encoding lysoplasmalogenase, with protein sequence MAKEIVLFVLYSIVHLFAIATITKQDVFYLPSKIIPILILIVALFRYFPSLEKRGKLVAVGLVFSLFGDSFLALPQEGFFVFGLGSFLIAQLIYSYAFTLDSKIKPLLAIPFLLFGSSFFIVIVPKLGALLIPVGIYISAICLMGWRAAARNSVTKPFYLGLLGALIFIVSDSIIAYSMFLKPEMDRFTASMGIMITYYIAQVLIYSATKLEELDVRSVKNT encoded by the coding sequence ATGGCTAAAGAAATTGTTTTGTTTGTTCTCTATTCTATTGTGCATCTTTTTGCGATCGCTACGATCACAAAACAGGATGTTTTTTATCTCCCATCAAAAATTATCCCGATCCTAATCCTCATAGTAGCACTGTTTCGTTACTTCCCGAGTTTGGAAAAACGTGGTAAATTGGTGGCTGTGGGTCTTGTGTTTTCGCTTTTTGGAGATAGTTTTCTTGCTCTCCCACAAGAAGGATTTTTTGTATTTGGACTTGGATCCTTTCTCATTGCCCAGTTGATTTACTCCTATGCTTTCACATTGGATTCCAAAATCAAACCTCTCCTAGCCATTCCTTTTTTATTGTTTGGTAGCTCTTTCTTCATTGTAATTGTGCCAAAATTAGGTGCCCTTCTCATTCCGGTAGGAATTTATATTTCTGCGATATGCCTTATGGGTTGGCGCGCCGCTGCAAGAAACTCTGTGACCAAACCATTTTATCTGGGTCTTCTTGGGGCATTGATATTTATCGTTTCAGATTCCATTATCGCATATTCTATGTTTCTAAAACCGGAAATGGACAGATTCACCGCGTCCATGGGAATTATGATAACCTATTATATTGCCCAAGTGCTCATTTACTCTGCCACAAAGTTGGAAGAGTTGGATGTTCGCTCAGTGAAAAATACTTGA
- a CDS encoding methylmalonyl-CoA mutase family protein — MNEFLFSDFAEVSTEDWKNQILKDLKGNPWDKVTWETEEGFKIEPFYRKEDIADLPRVYKRTNGWNVTETITSESELVNLSKKGADAAVLLANGQSSGLKITSSADLERLADLTGNLPLVVSLGNQTAGFSDSLKKLTSSHNIVLGDFDPYGSALKDGELGIEENKIGKTFSSLSGTKGFAGVGIHSYYLRDAGASIGQELAYSLSWGVDYLNRHIDAGVEIEEAASNIWFWMGIGSDYFTEISKLRATRILWSEILNAYKPGLGESLPALIVARTSNFQFTAYDPYVNMLRGTTAAMSAVMGGADFVSVLPFDSEYSAQQELGKRIARNSQLLLRYESYLDKVEDPAAGSYYLEVLTKKLAESAWAKFQALEKDGGFGEALKKGFIQSEIGTRADKKRDALATKKEILLGTNQYPLPSERHPELVSSLQETSKLKTTENKSTYARLVPIRLSYEFDKWRNLTDAHVAAGKKLPKIFLLTIGDLTMRKARAGFSSNFLGCLGYEITDNLGFASVKEGVAKAKELMSEIVVLCSSDEEYATYLPEFAAEMKSQLPNSWKLLAGYPKDLITQAESLGIDDFIHMKRNIVEFMEKAQTKWIGK, encoded by the coding sequence TTGAACGAATTTTTATTTTCAGACTTCGCAGAAGTTTCGACTGAGGATTGGAAAAATCAAATCCTCAAAGATTTAAAAGGAAACCCTTGGGACAAAGTCACTTGGGAAACAGAAGAGGGTTTCAAAATCGAACCCTTTTACCGCAAGGAAGATATCGCAGACCTCCCCCGAGTTTACAAACGAACAAACGGTTGGAATGTCACAGAAACAATCACCTCTGAATCCGAACTTGTGAACCTTTCCAAAAAAGGAGCCGATGCTGCTGTTCTACTTGCGAACGGACAATCATCCGGATTAAAAATCACTTCTTCTGCCGACTTAGAAAGATTGGCAGACCTTACTGGAAATCTTCCTTTAGTGGTTTCTCTTGGAAATCAAACTGCCGGTTTTTCCGACTCTCTTAAAAAACTCACTTCTTCGCATAACATCGTACTTGGTGACTTTGACCCTTATGGATCTGCTTTAAAAGATGGGGAACTGGGAATCGAAGAAAACAAAATCGGTAAAACATTCTCTTCTCTTTCGGGAACCAAAGGGTTTGCCGGAGTAGGAATCCATAGTTATTATTTAAGAGATGCAGGTGCCTCCATAGGCCAAGAACTCGCTTATTCTTTATCCTGGGGTGTAGATTATCTAAACCGCCATATTGATGCCGGTGTAGAAATTGAAGAGGCAGCTTCCAACATTTGGTTTTGGATGGGCATTGGTTCTGACTACTTCACTGAAATATCAAAACTTCGAGCCACGCGCATCCTTTGGTCAGAAATTCTAAATGCTTACAAACCAGGCCTTGGGGAATCACTGCCCGCACTGATTGTAGCAAGGACATCCAATTTTCAATTCACAGCCTATGACCCTTATGTCAATATGTTACGCGGAACCACAGCGGCTATGTCTGCCGTAATGGGTGGAGCTGATTTTGTTTCTGTATTGCCATTTGATTCCGAATACTCCGCACAACAAGAGTTAGGCAAAAGAATTGCTAGAAATTCACAACTCCTACTCCGTTATGAGTCTTACCTTGATAAAGTGGAAGACCCAGCAGCTGGATCTTATTATCTAGAAGTCCTCACTAAAAAATTGGCGGAGTCAGCTTGGGCCAAATTCCAGGCTTTGGAAAAAGACGGAGGGTTTGGAGAGGCTTTAAAAAAAGGATTCATCCAAAGTGAAATTGGAACTCGAGCCGACAAAAAAAGAGACGCACTCGCTACCAAAAAAGAAATTTTACTCGGAACGAACCAGTACCCACTCCCTTCCGAAAGACATCCAGAACTCGTATCTTCTTTGCAAGAAACTTCAAAACTGAAAACCACAGAGAATAAGTCCACTTACGCTCGTTTGGTTCCCATTCGACTTTCCTACGAATTTGACAAATGGAGAAATCTCACGGATGCCCATGTAGCAGCTGGTAAAAAACTTCCCAAAATATTTTTACTCACCATCGGGGATCTAACCATGCGAAAAGCACGCGCTGGATTTAGCTCCAATTTCCTCGGCTGCCTTGGTTATGAAATCACTGACAACTTAGGATTTGCTTCTGTCAAAGAAGGGGTCGCTAAGGCAAAAGAACTGATGAGCGAAATTGTTGTCCTCTGTTCGTCTGACGAAGAGTATGCGACTTACTTACCAGAGTTTGCAGCGGAAATGAAATCCCAACTTCCAAACTCTTGGAAACTCCTCGCAGGATATCCAAAAGATCTAATCACCCAAGCCGAATCACTCGGGATCGACGACTTCATCCATATGAAACGAAACATCGTAGAATTTATGGAAAAAGCCCAAACCAAATGGATCG